One window of Curtobacterium sp. 458 genomic DNA carries:
- the nadD gene encoding nicotinate-nucleotide adenylyltransferase, whose translation MLESSGRPRIGVMGGTFDPIHHGHLVAASEVARAFDLDEVVFVPTGQPYMKSDVTDAEHRYLMTVVATASNPMFTVSRVDIDRPGPTYTVDTLRDLHEQRPDAQLVFISGADAVQQILDWKDHDGLWDLAHFVAVTRPGHALSITGLPERDVSLLEVPALAISSTDCRDRVRRGFPVWYLVPDGVVQYISKHHLYRSVA comes from the coding sequence ATGCTCGAGAGCTCGGGGCGGCCGCGCATCGGTGTGATGGGTGGCACGTTCGACCCCATCCACCACGGCCACCTCGTGGCAGCGTCCGAGGTCGCGCGTGCGTTCGACCTCGACGAGGTGGTGTTCGTCCCCACCGGTCAGCCGTACATGAAGTCCGACGTCACGGACGCCGAGCACCGGTACCTCATGACGGTCGTGGCGACCGCGTCGAACCCGATGTTCACGGTCAGTCGGGTCGACATCGACCGACCGGGTCCGACCTACACGGTGGACACCCTGCGCGACCTCCACGAGCAGCGGCCGGACGCGCAGCTGGTCTTCATCTCGGGCGCGGACGCCGTTCAGCAGATCCTCGACTGGAAAGACCATGATGGCCTCTGGGACCTCGCGCACTTCGTCGCCGTGACGCGCCCAGGCCACGCCCTGAGCATCACCGGCCTGCCGGAGCGGGACGTCAGCCTGCTCGAGGTGCCCGCGCTGGCGATCTCGTCGACCGACTGCCGCGATCGGGTCAGGCGCGGGTTCCCCGTCTGGTACCTGGTGCCCGACGGGGTCGTCCAGTACATCTCCAAGCACCATCTGTATCGGAGCGTTGCATGA
- a CDS encoding aldose 1-epimerase family protein produces the protein MSAEHVGEGAPLSGSQLTITADGYTADIATVGASLRTLRHEGRDLVVPFDADEVRPVFRGAVLAPWPNRVVDGRYTFDGAEQELALTEPTRQHALHGLVGWTDFAVEAHEPDRAVLTTTVPAQQGYPHRVVVTVEYRVDAEGLHTAVAGRNTGPSRAPWGTGPHPYLVAGAGSVDDWTLTLPAAEVLEVTPDRLVPTALVPVHDEFDLREPTLIGPRFIDHAFTGFVRDTEGTAVIDVVAADGHGVRVSFGAECGWVQVHTADHVVPEYHRSGLAVEPMTCAPDAFNTGADRGLLVLEPGAAHTAAWTIAAI, from the coding sequence ATGAGTGCTGAGCACGTGGGCGAGGGTGCCCCGCTGTCCGGATCGCAGCTGACGATCACCGCCGACGGGTACACCGCCGACATCGCCACGGTCGGCGCATCGCTCCGCACCCTCCGGCACGAGGGACGCGACCTCGTGGTGCCCTTCGACGCCGACGAGGTCCGTCCGGTGTTCCGCGGAGCCGTCCTCGCGCCGTGGCCGAACCGCGTCGTCGACGGTCGCTACACGTTCGACGGTGCGGAGCAGGAGCTCGCCCTCACCGAGCCGACCCGCCAGCACGCCCTGCACGGCCTGGTCGGCTGGACCGACTTCGCCGTCGAGGCCCACGAGCCCGACCGGGCAGTGCTGACCACCACGGTCCCCGCACAGCAGGGCTACCCGCACCGCGTCGTCGTGACGGTCGAGTACCGCGTCGACGCCGAGGGACTGCACACCGCGGTCGCCGGTCGGAACACCGGCCCTTCCCGGGCGCCGTGGGGGACCGGACCGCACCCGTACCTCGTCGCGGGTGCCGGGTCGGTCGACGACTGGACGCTCACGCTGCCCGCCGCCGAGGTGCTCGAGGTCACGCCCGACCGCCTCGTCCCCACCGCCCTGGTGCCGGTGCACGACGAGTTCGACCTGCGCGAGCCCACCCTGATCGGCCCGCGGTTCATCGACCACGCCTTCACCGGCTTCGTCCGCGACACCGAGGGCACGGCCGTCATCGACGTCGTGGCCGCGGACGGGCACGGCGTCCGTGTCTCCTTCGGAGCGGAGTGCGGCTGGGTGCAGGTGCACACCGCCGACCACGTCGTCCCCGAGTACCACCGGTCGGGCCTCGCGGTCGAGCCGATGACCTGCGCCCCGGACGCCTTCAACACCGGCGCCGACCGCGGGCTCCTCGTCCTCGAACCGGGCGCCGCACACACCGCAGCATGGACGATCGCCGCGATCTGA
- a CDS encoding anthranilate synthase component I family protein, whose product MDDRRDLTHDRRDPTHDPGVRIEVRRLAGSPDLGRLADGAADVVWLDSGLPDGAPAVAAERAAWSVLAVTDGPFATRFRHEQRQAVLDVAPAALAWFGPSRTSDEPAFAVLDVLLGRTPRLPEPVAGCGFALGWVGFLGYELGRESGGPDRTAADHPDADLRFVDRAVVTGPDGTSWALALVADTEPDASAANRVWLEEATALPTRPDVVDVPPGLPAVPAQGRVTRAAYEAAVETCRREIREGNAFQVCLTTAFAVPGLEARVAPGTDPHLVEYLRLRAADPVPFGAYLRLGTLRVASRSPERFLRITADGVVTAEPIKGTRRRVADPVADAAVRADLVASAKDRAENVMIVDLLRNDLLRTAVPGSVHVDRLCAVETYTSVHQLVSTVSAVLPVGASRAATVRAAFPPGSMTGAPKSSATAIADRLEGAPRGVYSGAVGYFSASGAVDLSVVIRTLVTVVDDGRVLARTLGAGGAVTWSSDPADEADEVETKTRSVLGGVGAVARW is encoded by the coding sequence ATGGACGATCGCCGCGATCTGACCCACGACCGCCGCGATCCGACCCACGACCCCGGGGTGCGGATCGAGGTCCGACGCCTCGCGGGCTCGCCAGACCTCGGACGGCTCGCCGACGGCGCCGCCGACGTCGTGTGGCTCGATTCCGGCCTGCCCGACGGCGCACCCGCGGTGGCGGCGGAGCGGGCGGCCTGGTCCGTGCTCGCGGTGACCGACGGGCCGTTCGCCACGCGGTTCCGGCACGAGCAGCGGCAGGCGGTCCTCGACGTCGCCCCGGCCGCCCTGGCGTGGTTCGGGCCGTCCCGGACCTCGGACGAGCCCGCGTTCGCCGTGCTGGACGTCCTGCTGGGGCGGACGCCGCGGCTGCCCGAGCCGGTCGCAGGGTGCGGCTTCGCACTCGGCTGGGTCGGGTTCCTCGGCTACGAGCTCGGCCGTGAGTCCGGCGGGCCCGACCGGACCGCCGCCGACCACCCCGACGCGGACCTCCGGTTCGTCGACCGAGCGGTGGTCACCGGTCCGGACGGCACGTCGTGGGCGCTCGCCCTCGTCGCCGACACGGAACCGGACGCCAGCGCGGCGAACCGTGTCTGGCTCGAGGAGGCGACCGCCCTGCCCACGCGCCCCGACGTCGTCGACGTGCCCCCGGGCCTCCCGGCCGTCCCCGCGCAGGGACGCGTCACGCGCGCCGCTTACGAGGCGGCCGTCGAGACGTGTCGCCGCGAGATCCGCGAGGGCAACGCGTTCCAGGTCTGCCTCACCACCGCGTTCGCGGTGCCCGGTCTGGAGGCACGGGTCGCCCCCGGCACGGATCCCCACCTCGTCGAGTACCTGCGGCTGCGGGCTGCGGACCCCGTGCCGTTCGGGGCGTACCTCCGCCTCGGGACGCTCCGCGTCGCCAGCCGGTCGCCGGAGCGGTTCCTGCGGATCACGGCGGACGGCGTGGTCACCGCGGAGCCGATCAAGGGGACCCGGCGTCGTGTCGCCGACCCCGTGGCCGACGCGGCGGTGCGGGCGGACCTCGTGGCGAGCGCGAAGGACCGCGCGGAGAACGTGATGATCGTCGACCTGCTCCGCAACGACCTGCTCCGGACGGCGGTGCCCGGGTCGGTGCACGTCGACCGGCTGTGCGCGGTCGAGACGTACACGAGCGTGCACCAGCTGGTGTCGACGGTGTCCGCGGTGCTGCCGGTGGGGGCGTCGCGGGCCGCGACGGTGCGAGCGGCGTTCCCGCCGGGGTCGATGACGGGCGCGCCGAAGAGCAGCGCCACGGCGATCGCGGACCGCCTCGAGGGCGCGCCGCGCGGGGTGTACTCGGGTGCGGTCGGGTACTTCTCGGCGAGCGGCGCTGTGGACCTGTCGGTGGTCATCCGCACACTGGTCACGGTGGTCGACGACGGCCGTGTGCTCGCTCGGACCCTCGGGGCCGGCGGTGCGGTGACCTGGTCGTCCGATCCTGCGGACGAAGCGGACGAGGTCGAGACGAAGACCCGGTCGGTGCTCGGCGGGGTGGGAGCGGTCGCGCGCTGGTGA
- a CDS encoding DNA polymerase Y family protein: MLRSGAVPEAPPTRTIVLWCPDWPVVAAARAAGEPPEQPFAVVAGGQVFACSASARQHGVARGLRVREAQARCPGLVVQPYDDALDHRAFEPVIRAVEAAVPGVEVLRPGTLALRSRGPARYYGGERAAAATLAGIAADHGAPGVRVGVADTPFAAEQAARARPVRPGERTRIVPVGGSAPFLADLPLGVLGDTDLAMLLGRLGITTLGGFAALGDEQVRDRFGQAGAFLHRLAGGRDPREIAAREVPPELRVEASFEPPLDRADQVAFAFRRSADDFAERLRVAGLVATSIRVGIVDERDILLERVWVHPRWFDAADVVDRVRWQLAGGADPTGLEAPVVQVVLEPVAVDDTANHERGLWGSGPDERVHHGLARVQGLVGHDGVVTPRIGGGRTLAERVVLVPWGDAPVGGERALATIRDRPWPGKLPGPPPATVLDRPRPVDVETASGVTVDVDDRGVLTGEPERFRAEGERGGRFGPVTAWAGPWPLVVRWWESGGRRLHRLQLVDDGGRAWYLVLADHRWWAEAVAT, translated from the coding sequence GTGCTGCGCAGCGGGGCGGTCCCCGAGGCCCCGCCGACGCGCACGATCGTCCTCTGGTGCCCTGACTGGCCGGTGGTCGCCGCTGCCCGTGCGGCCGGCGAGCCACCGGAGCAGCCGTTCGCCGTCGTGGCCGGCGGACAGGTGTTCGCCTGCTCCGCGAGCGCCCGGCAGCACGGGGTGGCACGCGGGCTCCGGGTGCGCGAGGCCCAGGCGCGCTGCCCGGGGCTCGTCGTGCAGCCCTACGACGACGCCCTCGACCACCGCGCCTTCGAGCCCGTCATCCGTGCGGTCGAGGCGGCGGTCCCCGGCGTCGAGGTCCTCCGCCCGGGGACCCTCGCGCTCCGGTCACGCGGTCCGGCTCGGTACTACGGCGGTGAGCGGGCCGCGGCCGCCACGCTCGCGGGCATCGCGGCCGACCACGGTGCCCCCGGGGTGCGGGTGGGCGTCGCGGACACCCCGTTCGCCGCCGAGCAGGCTGCCCGAGCCCGTCCGGTGCGACCGGGGGAGCGGACCCGGATCGTCCCGGTCGGCGGGTCTGCGCCGTTCCTCGCCGACCTCCCGCTCGGGGTGCTCGGGGACACCGACCTCGCCATGCTCCTCGGTCGGCTCGGCATCACGACCCTCGGCGGGTTCGCCGCCCTCGGTGACGAACAGGTGCGCGACCGCTTCGGGCAGGCCGGCGCCTTCCTGCACCGGCTCGCGGGTGGACGCGACCCGCGCGAGATCGCCGCGCGTGAGGTCCCGCCGGAGCTCCGGGTCGAGGCGTCGTTCGAGCCGCCGCTCGACCGCGCCGACCAGGTCGCCTTCGCGTTCCGGCGCTCGGCGGACGACTTCGCCGAGCGCCTCCGCGTCGCCGGACTCGTCGCGACGAGCATCCGGGTGGGGATCGTCGACGAACGCGACATCCTGCTCGAACGGGTGTGGGTGCACCCGCGCTGGTTCGACGCGGCCGACGTCGTCGACCGGGTCCGGTGGCAGCTCGCGGGCGGGGCCGACCCCACCGGGCTCGAGGCTCCCGTCGTGCAGGTCGTGCTCGAACCCGTCGCGGTCGACGACACGGCGAACCACGAGCGCGGGCTCTGGGGCTCCGGGCCCGACGAACGGGTGCACCACGGGCTCGCGCGGGTCCAGGGACTCGTCGGGCACGACGGCGTCGTGACCCCGCGGATCGGTGGCGGGCGCACGCTCGCCGAACGGGTGGTGCTCGTGCCGTGGGGAGACGCCCCCGTCGGTGGGGAGCGCGCACTGGCGACCATCCGTGACCGTCCGTGGCCCGGCAAGCTGCCGGGGCCACCACCGGCGACGGTGCTCGACCGTCCACGCCCGGTCGACGTCGAGACCGCGTCCGGCGTCACCGTCGACGTCGACGACCGCGGCGTGCTCACCGGCGAACCCGAGCGCTTCCGGGCCGAGGGCGAGCGGGGCGGCCGGTTCGGTCCGGTGACCGCGTGGGCAGGGCCGTGGCCGCTCGTCGTGCGCTGGTGGGAGTCCGGCGGCCGACGCCTGCACCGGCTCCAGCTCGTCGACGACGGGGGACGGGCCTGGTACCTCGTGCTGGCAGACCACCGGTGGTGGGCCGAGGCCGTGGCGACGTGA
- the proB gene encoding glutamate 5-kinase gives MTEATDTDLGRVRSRADIPGARRLVVKVGSSSVSGDNVGQIGALVDALGAAHARGTEVVLVSSGAIATGFPFLGLEGRPDDLATQQAAAATGQNVLMFRYQKELDRHGVVAAQILLTAGDLQNPTHRVNAQRAIDRLLALRVLPIVNENDTVATHEIRFGDNDRLAALVARLLGADALVLLSDVESLYTKPPQQPGAEPIEHVPYGDELAGVTFGSIGAAGVGTGGAGTKVAAARLAADAGTSVLVTATSLVASALAGEDVGTWFEAAPRA, from the coding sequence ATGACCGAGGCGACCGACACCGACCTGGGCCGGGTGCGCTCGCGTGCTGACATCCCGGGTGCGCGACGACTCGTCGTGAAGGTCGGGTCGTCCTCCGTGAGCGGCGACAACGTCGGGCAGATCGGCGCCCTCGTCGACGCGCTCGGTGCCGCCCACGCCCGCGGCACCGAGGTGGTGCTGGTCTCGTCGGGCGCCATCGCGACCGGGTTCCCGTTCCTCGGGCTCGAGGGGCGCCCCGACGACCTCGCGACCCAGCAGGCCGCGGCGGCGACGGGACAGAACGTGCTGATGTTCCGGTACCAGAAGGAGCTCGACCGGCACGGGGTCGTCGCGGCGCAGATCCTGCTGACCGCCGGTGACCTCCAGAACCCCACGCACCGGGTGAACGCGCAGCGGGCGATCGACCGGCTGCTCGCGCTGCGGGTGCTGCCGATCGTCAACGAGAACGACACCGTCGCGACGCACGAGATCCGCTTCGGTGACAACGACCGGCTCGCGGCGCTCGTCGCCCGGCTGCTCGGGGCCGACGCGCTCGTGCTGCTCTCCGACGTCGAGTCGCTCTACACGAAGCCGCCGCAGCAGCCCGGCGCGGAGCCGATCGAGCACGTCCCGTACGGCGACGAGCTCGCGGGGGTGACGTTCGGGTCGATCGGTGCCGCGGGCGTCGGGACCGGGGGTGCCGGCACGAAGGTCGCGGCCGCTCGGCTCGCGGCGGACGCCGGGACGTCGGTGCTCGTGACGGCGACGTCGTTGGTGGCGTCGGCACTGGCGGGCGAGGACGTCGGCACCTGGTTCGAGGCGGCGCCGCGCGCGTAG
- a CDS encoding glutamate-5-semialdehyde dehydrogenase, with protein MSLTAPAPTLTDKLVAARDAASVLATATTAVKDVALGAIAAAVRAATDEIVRANHEDLVAGEDGGLSSGLLDRLRLDAARIDALAVAVEHVVGLTDPVGQNVRGSVLPNGLQLTQVRVPFGVVGAIYEARPNVTVDIASLALKSGNAVVLRGGSAAQRTNAVLVARIQDAVASVGLPRELVQTIDEFGRAGATELMRARGLVDVLIPRGSASLIQTVVTESQVPVIETGAGVVHVFLDESAPEDRAVDIVLNSKVQRPSVCNALETLLVHERAAGRLLPVLADRLRAAGVTLRGDEATRTIVPGVLRATDADWATESMDLDLSIRVVPDVDAAMAHIATWSTHHTESIVTNDVDTAERFLAGVDSAVVMVNASTRFTDGGEFGFGAEVGISTQKLHARGPMGLPELTSTKWIVRGQGQIRG; from the coding sequence ATGTCGCTGACCGCACCCGCTCCGACCCTGACCGACAAGCTCGTCGCCGCACGCGACGCGGCGTCGGTGCTCGCGACCGCGACCACGGCCGTCAAGGACGTGGCGCTCGGCGCGATCGCCGCGGCGGTGCGCGCCGCGACGGACGAGATCGTCCGGGCCAACCACGAGGACCTCGTCGCGGGGGAGGACGGCGGGCTGTCGTCGGGCCTGCTCGACCGCCTCCGGTTGGACGCGGCACGGATCGACGCCCTCGCCGTCGCCGTCGAGCACGTCGTCGGTCTGACGGACCCGGTCGGGCAGAACGTCCGCGGCTCGGTGCTGCCGAACGGCCTGCAGCTGACCCAGGTGCGGGTGCCGTTCGGCGTCGTCGGCGCCATCTACGAGGCGCGGCCGAACGTCACCGTCGACATCGCGAGCCTGGCGCTGAAGAGCGGCAACGCCGTCGTGCTCCGGGGTGGGTCGGCGGCGCAGCGCACGAACGCCGTGCTCGTCGCGCGCATCCAGGACGCGGTGGCCTCGGTCGGGCTGCCGCGCGAGCTGGTCCAGACGATCGACGAGTTCGGTCGCGCGGGCGCGACGGAGCTCATGCGGGCCCGGGGGCTCGTCGACGTGCTGATCCCGCGGGGGAGCGCGTCGCTCATCCAGACGGTGGTCACGGAGTCGCAGGTGCCCGTCATCGAGACCGGAGCCGGCGTCGTGCACGTCTTCCTCGACGAGTCCGCTCCGGAGGACCGCGCCGTCGACATCGTGCTCAACAGCAAGGTGCAGCGGCCGAGCGTGTGCAACGCCCTCGAGACCCTCCTCGTGCACGAACGGGCCGCGGGACGCCTGCTGCCGGTGCTCGCCGACCGGCTCCGCGCTGCCGGGGTGACCCTCCGCGGTGACGAAGCCACCCGGACGATCGTGCCGGGCGTGCTCCGAGCGACCGACGCCGACTGGGCGACGGAGTCGATGGACCTCGACCTCTCTATCCGCGTCGTCCCGGACGTCGACGCAGCGATGGCGCACATCGCGACCTGGTCGACGCACCACACCGAGTCGATCGTGACGAACGACGTCGACACGGCGGAGCGGTTCCTCGCCGGCGTCGACTCGGCGGTCGTGATGGTGAACGCCTCCACCCGGTTCACGGACGGCGGCGAGTTCGGCTTCGGGGCAGAGGTGGGCATCTCCACGCAGAAGCTGCACGCCCGGGGGCCGATGGGCCTGCCCGAACTCACGAGCACCAAGTGGATCGTGCGCGGTCAGGGCCAGATCCGCGGCTAG
- a CDS encoding error-prone DNA polymerase, with product MGYSNPPIPWSQFERALSDRRSPGSTHAGDGGDSPAWSRKREKYVPPSLRRDDSGPVVPYAELHAHSTFSFLDGASSPEELFEEAARLRLHGLALTDHDGFYGVARMAEAAESYPGLATVYGTELSLGLTEPQNGVPDPEGTHLLLLADGQDGYHRMAGAVTNAHLAAGAEKGRPQYDLDDLAERAGGHWRVLTGCRKGAVRQALERGGESEAEAALRLLLDRFGTDHVVVELTDQGDPVDSARNDVLAALAARHALPVVATGNVHYATPARFPVASALAAVRARRSLDEIDGWLPAADTAYLRSGAEMARRFARWPGAVEYSVTLADELGFTLKTARPGLPKLDVPEGHTTMSWLRELTWEGARRFYPGSDDGVDPAKRTRIERELAVIEDKDFPGYFLIVRDMVQFARQRGILCQGRGSAANSAVCYLLEITAVDSIRYGLPFERFLSALRDEEPDIDVDFDSDRREEVIQYVYEKYGRFNAAQVANVITYRPKGAVRDMAKAFGHSPGQQDAWSKQVERWGSVTESQDHDIPAPVVDMAQQVLGFPRHLGIHSGGMVLTDRPVGEVVPIEHARMDGRTVLQWDKDDCAYMGLVKFDMLGLGMLAALQYAFDLAAEHCGERWDMHTIPKEEPGVYDQLCRADTIGVFQVESRAQMGSLPRLLPREFYDLVIAVALVRPGPIQGGAVHPYIRRRTGAEEITYPHPLLEPVLARTKGVPLFQEQLMQMAVVVGGCTGDDADLLRRAMGSKRGHEKIERLREKLYEGMARNDIHGADADAIYAKIQAFANFGFAESHSISFALIVYASAWMRLHYPGVFLAALLRAQPMGFYSPQTLVADARRHGVRVLRPDILRSEVDATMEPLAGAGAGAGAGVGAGAGVGAGPDGPVTTGDDGCLAEEQPEVPPFDRSVPDDTARHRRDGAFAVRLGLAEVTSLGRRSAERIVAERRANGPFTDMSDLARRVGLTTAQLEALAAADAFASLGEDRRSGIWSAGQAAGERPDQLPGTQVVVQPPLFGQMTSGDVLIADMWSTGMTTDDHPVRHVRAVLERRGVLSVADTMTAENGRRIEVGGIVTHRQRPATASGITFMNVEDETGLVNVICSVGVWGRYRRTARESPAVIVRGILERSDEGVVNVVADRMEHLPLAVRTRSRDFQ from the coding sequence ATGGGCTACAGCAACCCCCCGATCCCGTGGTCGCAGTTCGAGCGTGCCCTGTCCGACCGTCGCAGTCCGGGCAGCACGCACGCCGGCGACGGTGGTGACAGTCCCGCCTGGTCGCGGAAGCGCGAGAAGTACGTGCCGCCGTCGCTCCGACGCGACGACTCCGGCCCCGTCGTGCCCTACGCCGAGCTGCACGCGCACTCGACGTTCAGCTTCCTCGACGGCGCGAGCTCGCCCGAGGAGCTCTTCGAGGAGGCCGCACGACTGCGCCTGCACGGCCTCGCACTGACCGACCACGACGGCTTCTACGGCGTCGCCCGGATGGCCGAGGCCGCCGAGTCCTACCCGGGGCTCGCGACCGTCTACGGCACCGAGCTGTCGCTCGGGCTCACCGAGCCGCAGAACGGCGTCCCCGACCCCGAGGGAACGCACCTGCTGCTCCTCGCCGACGGGCAGGACGGCTACCACCGGATGGCCGGGGCGGTGACGAACGCCCACCTGGCCGCCGGCGCCGAGAAGGGTCGGCCGCAGTACGACCTCGACGACCTCGCGGAGCGGGCCGGCGGCCACTGGCGGGTGCTCACCGGCTGCCGCAAGGGTGCCGTGCGGCAGGCGCTCGAGCGCGGTGGCGAGTCCGAGGCCGAGGCAGCCCTGCGCCTCCTGCTCGACCGGTTCGGCACCGACCACGTCGTGGTGGAGCTCACCGACCAGGGCGACCCGGTGGACTCCGCCCGGAACGACGTCCTCGCCGCGCTCGCCGCTCGGCACGCCCTGCCCGTCGTGGCGACGGGCAACGTCCACTACGCGACCCCGGCCCGGTTCCCCGTGGCCTCGGCACTCGCGGCGGTACGGGCACGACGGAGCCTCGACGAGATCGACGGCTGGCTGCCGGCGGCCGACACGGCGTACCTGCGCTCGGGGGCCGAGATGGCCAGACGCTTCGCCCGGTGGCCGGGTGCCGTCGAGTACAGCGTGACCCTCGCCGACGAGCTCGGGTTCACGCTGAAGACCGCGCGGCCCGGTCTGCCGAAGCTCGACGTCCCGGAGGGGCACACCACCATGTCCTGGCTCCGCGAGCTCACGTGGGAGGGCGCCCGGCGGTTCTACCCGGGCAGCGACGACGGGGTCGACCCCGCGAAGCGGACCCGCATCGAACGCGAGCTCGCCGTCATCGAGGACAAGGACTTCCCGGGGTACTTCCTCATCGTCCGCGACATGGTGCAGTTCGCCCGGCAGCGGGGGATCCTCTGCCAGGGCCGGGGCTCCGCCGCCAACTCCGCCGTCTGCTACCTGCTCGAGATCACCGCCGTCGACTCGATCCGGTACGGGTTGCCGTTCGAGCGGTTCCTGTCGGCCCTGCGCGACGAGGAGCCCGACATCGACGTCGACTTCGACTCGGACCGTCGTGAAGAGGTCATCCAGTACGTCTACGAGAAGTACGGCCGGTTCAACGCGGCACAGGTCGCGAACGTCATCACCTACCGGCCGAAGGGTGCCGTGCGTGACATGGCGAAGGCGTTCGGGCACAGCCCCGGGCAACAGGACGCCTGGTCGAAGCAGGTCGAACGGTGGGGGTCGGTGACCGAGAGCCAGGACCACGACATCCCCGCGCCCGTGGTGGACATGGCGCAGCAGGTGCTCGGGTTCCCACGGCACCTCGGCATCCACTCGGGCGGCATGGTGCTCACCGACCGACCGGTGGGCGAGGTCGTCCCGATCGAGCACGCCCGGATGGACGGCCGGACCGTGCTGCAGTGGGACAAGGACGACTGCGCCTACATGGGGCTCGTGAAGTTCGACATGCTCGGGCTGGGGATGCTCGCCGCACTCCAGTACGCGTTCGACCTCGCCGCGGAGCACTGCGGGGAGCGGTGGGACATGCACACCATCCCGAAGGAGGAACCGGGCGTCTACGACCAGCTCTGCCGCGCCGACACCATCGGGGTGTTCCAGGTCGAGTCCCGCGCGCAGATGGGGTCGCTGCCGCGGCTGCTGCCCCGCGAGTTCTACGACCTCGTCATCGCGGTCGCGCTCGTGCGTCCCGGGCCGATCCAGGGCGGCGCCGTGCACCCGTACATCCGCCGCCGGACCGGTGCCGAGGAGATCACCTACCCGCACCCGCTGCTCGAACCCGTGCTCGCCCGGACCAAGGGCGTCCCGCTGTTCCAGGAGCAGCTCATGCAGATGGCGGTGGTCGTCGGCGGGTGCACGGGCGACGACGCCGACCTCCTCCGTCGGGCGATGGGGTCGAAGCGCGGACACGAGAAGATCGAACGGCTGCGCGAGAAGCTCTACGAGGGCATGGCGCGCAACGACATCCACGGTGCCGACGCCGACGCGATCTACGCCAAGATCCAGGCGTTCGCGAACTTCGGCTTCGCCGAGAGCCACTCGATCAGCTTCGCGCTCATCGTCTACGCCAGTGCCTGGATGCGGTTGCACTACCCCGGGGTGTTCCTCGCGGCGCTGCTCCGGGCGCAGCCGATGGGGTTCTACTCCCCGCAGACCCTCGTGGCGGATGCCCGACGACATGGCGTGCGGGTGCTCCGGCCGGACATCCTGCGGTCGGAGGTCGACGCCACGATGGAGCCGCTCGCCGGTGCCGGTGCCGGTGCCGGAGCAGGTGTCGGTGCCGGAGCGGGTGTCGGTGCCGGTCCCGACGGGCCGGTGACGACCGGCGACGACGGGTGCCTGGCCGAGGAGCAGCCCGAGGTGCCGCCGTTCGACCGCTCGGTGCCGGACGACACCGCCCGGCACCGCCGCGACGGTGCGTTCGCCGTCCGGCTCGGGCTCGCCGAGGTGACCTCCCTCGGCCGCCGCAGCGCGGAGCGGATCGTCGCCGAGCGTCGGGCGAACGGCCCCTTCACCGACATGTCCGACCTCGCCCGCCGGGTCGGGCTGACGACGGCGCAGCTCGAGGCGCTCGCAGCGGCGGACGCGTTCGCCTCCCTCGGCGAGGACCGCCGCAGCGGGATCTGGTCAGCCGGGCAGGCGGCCGGGGAGCGTCCCGACCAGCTGCCCGGCACGCAGGTGGTCGTGCAGCCACCGCTGTTCGGGCAGATGACGAGCGGGGACGTCCTCATCGCGGACATGTGGTCGACGGGGATGACGACCGACGACCACCCCGTCCGGCACGTCCGAGCGGTGCTCGAGCGCCGGGGCGTGCTGAGCGTCGCGGACACCATGACGGCGGAGAACGGCCGGCGGATCGAGGTCGGTGGGATCGTCACCCACCGGCAGCGTCCGGCGACGGCATCGGGCATCACGTTCATGAACGTCGAGGACGAGACCGGGCTCGTGAACGTGATCTGCAGCGTCGGGGTGTGGGGGCGCTACCGCCGCACCGCTCGCGAGTCGCCCGCGGTGATCGTGCGGGGGATCCTCGAACGGTCGGACGAGGGCGTGGTGAACGTGGTGGCGGACCGGATGGAGCACCTGCCGTTGGCGGTGCGGACCCGGTCGCGGGACTTCCAGTGA
- the rsfS gene encoding ribosome silencing factor: protein MPASSRALELVQIAATAADAKQAEDLVALDVTGPLQLTDVFLLATGRNERNVLSIADEVEERLIEAGAKPLRREGRSEGRWVLIDFGDIVVHVFHEEDRQYYSLERLWADCPTIPLELPVEQG, encoded by the coding sequence GTGCCCGCCTCCTCACGCGCACTCGAACTCGTGCAGATCGCCGCGACCGCGGCCGACGCCAAGCAGGCCGAGGACCTCGTCGCACTCGACGTGACCGGGCCGCTCCAGCTGACGGACGTGTTCCTCCTGGCGACCGGCCGGAACGAGCGCAACGTCCTGTCGATCGCCGACGAGGTCGAGGAGCGTCTCATCGAGGCCGGCGCGAAGCCGCTGCGTCGTGAGGGCCGCTCCGAGGGACGCTGGGTGCTCATCGACTTCGGGGACATCGTCGTGCACGTCTTCCACGAGGAAGACCGTCAGTACTACTCCCTCGAGCGCCTCTGGGCGGACTGCCCGACGATCCCGCTCGAACTGCCCGTCGAACAGGGCTGA